A single region of the Pontibacter kalidii genome encodes:
- a CDS encoding alpha/beta fold hydrolase yields MKLHYKEMGHGQPLLILHGLFGTLDNWATLAKRLAEHYNVFLVDLRNHGRSPHDEEHNYDAMADDVLRLVDELQIPTPAIMGHSMGGKVAMKYALKYPTRLTRLIVVDIAPKAYPPHHDEIIEALQSVDLSKATSRSEIDQQLAKSIKEEEVRLFLMKNLYRKEDNTFGWRMNLDVLEKNYEHIAAAITSDTPFKKHALFIKGGRSGYIKQEDIYSNIEHLFTLVEVETIPEAGHWVHAEAPDQVYELVTRFLSTD; encoded by the coding sequence ATGAAACTACACTATAAGGAAATGGGCCACGGCCAGCCGCTGCTGATTCTGCACGGCTTGTTTGGCACATTGGATAACTGGGCAACCCTGGCCAAGCGATTGGCAGAACATTATAATGTTTTTCTGGTAGACCTGCGCAACCACGGCCGCTCCCCCCACGACGAGGAGCATAACTACGATGCCATGGCTGATGATGTACTGCGCCTGGTAGACGAGTTGCAGATTCCCACTCCCGCCATTATGGGACACTCCATGGGCGGCAAGGTGGCGATGAAGTATGCCCTGAAATACCCCACCCGCCTTACCAGGCTAATTGTGGTAGACATTGCCCCTAAGGCCTACCCGCCGCACCACGACGAAATCATAGAGGCATTGCAGTCGGTGGACCTAAGCAAGGCGACCAGCCGCAGCGAAATAGATCAGCAGCTGGCAAAAAGTATAAAAGAAGAGGAGGTGCGCCTGTTCCTGATGAAGAACCTCTACCGCAAGGAGGATAACACCTTTGGCTGGCGCATGAACCTGGATGTACTGGAGAAGAACTATGAGCATATCGCCGCTGCCATTACCTCTGACACGCCGTTCAAGAAGCACGCCCTGTTCATTAAGGGCGGACGCTCCGGCTACATCAAGCAGGAGGATATCTACAGCAACATAGAGCACCTCTTTACCTTGGTAGAAGTAGAGACCATACCAGAGGCAGGCCATTGGGTACACGCCGAGGCACCTGACCAAGTATACGAACTGGTGACCAGGTTCCTGAGCACTGACTAA